In the Acidovorax sp. A79 genome, one interval contains:
- a CDS encoding sugar O-acetyltransferase — translation MTSEKDKMISGAPYMAADPQLVADRLRARQLCHAIHHAPAADAAALQALQAQLLPGQPGSVQITPPFHCDYGYNIFLGEGVYFNFNCVVLDGAPVRIGARTLCAPGVQIYTASHPLSPEERATGVELCLPVTIGEDVWIGGGAIICPGVTIGDGAVIGAGSVVTRDVPARVLAAGNPCRVVRPLDPLVA, via the coding sequence ATGACCTCCGAGAAAGACAAGATGATCTCCGGCGCGCCGTACATGGCCGCCGACCCGCAGCTGGTCGCCGACCGCCTGCGCGCCCGCCAGTTGTGCCACGCCATCCACCACGCGCCTGCGGCGGATGCTGCCGCGCTGCAAGCCCTGCAGGCGCAGCTGCTGCCGGGCCAGCCCGGCAGCGTGCAGATCACGCCACCGTTTCATTGCGACTACGGCTACAACATTTTTCTGGGTGAAGGCGTGTACTTCAACTTCAACTGCGTGGTGCTCGACGGCGCGCCGGTGCGCATCGGGGCCCGCACGCTGTGCGCGCCGGGCGTGCAGATCTACACCGCCTCGCACCCCTTGTCGCCCGAAGAGCGCGCGACCGGCGTCGAGCTGTGCCTGCCCGTGACCATCGGCGAGGACGTGTGGATTGGCGGCGGCGCCATCATCTGCCCCGGCGTGACGATTGGCGATGGTGCGGTGATCGGCGCGGGCAGCGTGGTCACCCGCGACGTGCCGGCGCGGGTGCTGGCGGCGGGCAACCCGTGCCGGGTGGTGCGGCCGCTCGACCCGCTGGTGGCCTGA
- the rimP gene encoding ribosome maturation factor RimP, with protein sequence MALQQVVEQIVTGLGYDLVEIERSAGGLLRITIDLPWVQPPADAPVPALDQFVTVEDCEKVTRQLQFALEVDGVEYKRLEVSSPGIDRPLRHEQDFVRFEGSVIDITLKAPIGAAAAGQVNATRKKFRGTLERAEAGGWQIVWSDEPPVKPGQKVSKKRVPAPLQALGFTLDEVRDVRLAPIVDFKGRGGKAGPASA encoded by the coding sequence GTGGCATTACAGCAAGTCGTTGAACAAATTGTGACGGGCCTGGGATATGACCTGGTGGAGATCGAACGCTCTGCCGGTGGTCTGCTGCGCATCACCATTGACTTGCCCTGGGTGCAGCCGCCCGCCGACGCGCCGGTCCCGGCGCTGGATCAGTTTGTCACCGTCGAAGACTGCGAAAAGGTCACGCGCCAGCTGCAATTTGCGCTGGAGGTCGATGGCGTCGAGTACAAGCGCCTGGAAGTGTCTTCCCCCGGTATCGACCGCCCCTTGCGCCACGAACAGGACTTCGTGCGCTTCGAGGGCTCGGTCATCGACATCACCCTGAAGGCGCCCATCGGCGCCGCAGCGGCGGGGCAGGTCAATGCCACCCGCAAGAAATTTCGCGGCACGCTGGAGCGGGCCGAGGCTGGAGGCTGGCAGATCGTCTGGAGCGACGAGCCACCGGTCAAGCCGGGCCAGAAGGTGAGCAAGAAACGCGTTCCGGCGCCGCTGCAGGCGCTGGGTTTTACCCTGGATGAGGTGCGGGACGTCCGTCTGGCGCCCATCGTGGATTTCAAGGGGCGTGGAGGCAAGGCCGGGCCGGCGTCCGCCTGA
- a CDS encoding substrate-binding domain-containing protein: MNSKTTSSFTRRLALSAVGAAAALALAGPAIAQANKTVVGVAIPSATHGFTGGIVYWANQAKKDLEKAHPGLQVIVKTAGGAPEQANQLQDLVTVNKINALVIFPFESAALTKPVAQVKAKGVYVTVVDRGLTDTSAQDAYVAGDNTAFGKIPAEYIAKALNGKGNVVAMRGIATTLDNERMDAFNAVLKNHPDIKLLDAKYANWNRDDAFKVMQDYLTRFPQIDAVWAADDDMAVGVLKAIEQAKRKDIKLVFGGAGAKGMIKTLADGSNPLIQANVSYSPKFIYDSIKLTAEARIKGEKLPATTIIPSVLITKENAKSFYFPDSPF, from the coding sequence ATGAATAGCAAGACAACTTCTTCCTTCACCCGCCGCCTGGCCCTCTCGGCCGTGGGTGCCGCCGCCGCGCTGGCGTTGGCAGGCCCGGCGATAGCCCAGGCCAACAAGACGGTGGTGGGCGTGGCCATTCCGTCGGCCACGCACGGCTTCACCGGTGGCATCGTGTACTGGGCCAACCAGGCCAAGAAGGACCTGGAGAAGGCCCACCCCGGCCTGCAGGTGATCGTGAAGACCGCAGGCGGCGCGCCCGAACAGGCCAACCAGTTGCAGGATCTGGTCACGGTGAACAAGATCAACGCCCTGGTCATCTTCCCGTTCGAATCGGCGGCGCTGACCAAGCCCGTGGCCCAGGTCAAGGCCAAGGGTGTGTACGTCACGGTGGTGGATCGCGGCCTGACGGACACCAGCGCACAGGACGCGTATGTGGCCGGTGACAACACGGCGTTTGGCAAGATTCCGGCCGAGTACATCGCCAAGGCGCTGAACGGCAAGGGCAACGTGGTGGCCATGCGCGGCATTGCGACCACGCTGGACAACGAGCGCATGGACGCGTTCAACGCGGTGCTGAAGAACCACCCCGACATCAAGCTGCTGGACGCCAAGTACGCCAACTGGAACCGTGACGATGCCTTCAAGGTGATGCAGGACTACCTGACCCGCTTTCCGCAGATCGACGCGGTGTGGGCGGCCGACGACGACATGGCCGTGGGCGTGCTCAAGGCCATCGAGCAGGCCAAGCGCAAGGACATCAAGCTGGTGTTCGGCGGCGCGGGTGCCAAGGGCATGATCAAGACGCTGGCCGACGGCAGCAACCCGCTGATCCAGGCCAATGTGTCGTACAGCCCCAAGTTCATTTACGACTCGATCAAGCTCACGGCCGAGGCGCGCATCAAGGGCGAGAAGCTGCCTGCGACGACGATCATTCCGTCGGTGCTCATCACCAAGGAAAACGCGAAGAGCTTCTACTTCCCAGACTCGCCATTCTGA
- a CDS encoding thioredoxin family protein, translating to MESPAVLPDPASGAPPQAAAGGWWAVCLCAGWCGTCRDYRPLFDELARANPGVRFEWVDIEDESEIAGDLDVETFPTLLIGRGTSALFLGPLLPQAPVLARLLGSLQAGARNASAAGGEAQGVFERVRAARGAQDD from the coding sequence ATGGAAAGTCCGGCCGTGTTGCCCGATCCCGCCTCAGGGGCGCCCCCGCAGGCCGCCGCTGGCGGCTGGTGGGCTGTATGCCTGTGCGCGGGCTGGTGCGGCACCTGCCGCGACTACCGCCCCCTGTTCGACGAACTGGCCCGGGCGAACCCCGGGGTGCGGTTCGAATGGGTGGACATCGAGGACGAGTCCGAGATCGCGGGGGACCTGGATGTGGAGACTTTTCCCACACTGCTGATCGGCCGCGGCACCAGCGCGCTTTTTCTGGGGCCGCTGCTGCCGCAGGCGCCAGTGCTGGCCCGGTTGCTGGGCAGCCTGCAGGCGGGCGCGCGCAATGCGTCGGCGGCCGGTGGCGAGGCGCAGGGCGTGTTCGAGCGCGTGCGCGCGGCGCGCGGCGCCCAGGACGACTAG
- a CDS encoding c-type cytochrome: MKRILLTISSVLAALGITAAALVTLNLRGEEPLPGAETLQGTPALVARGEYLARVGNCMACHTTQGGAPFAGGRGIETPFGVVHSSNLTPDKAQGIGSWTSAEFWRAMHHGRSKDGRLLYPAFPYPNYTQVTREDSDAIFAYLQSVPAAAEANRAHALRFPYNTQAALGVWRALFFTPGTPRPEPAQTAEYNRGAYLVNGLGHCTACHTPRNALGATTDAKAFTGGLIPVQNWYAPALNAAAEAGVKEWPAEDVVALLQTGVAPHGSVLGPMAEVVFRSTQYLTDADARAMAVYLQALPQQGGPAPATPPAPPSAAMSRGAKVYEQQCAQCHGDAGQGEPGAFPALAGNRAVTLADPTNLVRVVLQGGYLPATAGNPRPHGMPPFQQTLSDEEVAAVATFVRSSWGNQAPGVGTIEVYRARERRGM; the protein is encoded by the coding sequence ATGAAACGCATCCTCTTGACGATTTCTTCCGTGCTGGCCGCCCTGGGCATCACGGCCGCCGCACTGGTCACCCTGAACCTGCGCGGCGAAGAGCCGCTGCCCGGCGCCGAGACGCTGCAGGGCACGCCCGCGCTGGTGGCGCGCGGCGAGTACCTGGCCCGTGTCGGCAACTGCATGGCCTGCCACACCACCCAGGGCGGCGCGCCGTTCGCGGGCGGGCGCGGCATCGAGACGCCGTTCGGCGTGGTGCACAGCTCCAACCTCACGCCCGACAAGGCGCAGGGCATCGGCAGCTGGACCTCGGCCGAGTTCTGGCGCGCCATGCACCATGGCCGCAGCAAGGACGGGCGCCTGCTGTACCCCGCCTTCCCGTACCCCAACTACACCCAGGTCACGCGCGAGGATTCCGATGCCATCTTTGCCTATCTGCAAAGCGTGCCCGCCGCCGCCGAAGCCAACCGGGCGCATGCGCTGCGTTTCCCGTACAACACGCAGGCGGCGCTGGGCGTGTGGCGCGCGCTGTTTTTCACCCCGGGCACACCCCGGCCCGAGCCCGCACAGACGGCCGAGTACAACCGGGGCGCCTACCTGGTCAACGGCCTGGGCCATTGCACCGCCTGCCACACGCCACGCAACGCGCTGGGCGCCACCACGGATGCCAAGGCCTTCACCGGCGGGCTGATTCCCGTGCAGAACTGGTATGCCCCCGCGCTCAACGCGGCGGCCGAGGCGGGCGTCAAGGAATGGCCCGCCGAGGACGTGGTGGCCTTGCTCCAAACCGGGGTGGCCCCGCACGGCTCGGTGCTGGGCCCCATGGCCGAGGTGGTGTTCCGCAGCACGCAGTACCTGACCGACGCCGACGCGCGCGCCATGGCGGTGTACCTGCAGGCCTTGCCGCAGCAGGGCGGCCCCGCGCCCGCAACGCCGCCCGCGCCGCCCTCCGCGGCCATGTCCCGGGGCGCGAAGGTGTATGAGCAGCAGTGCGCTCAATGCCATGGCGACGCGGGGCAGGGCGAGCCTGGGGCGTTCCCCGCTCTGGCCGGCAACCGCGCGGTCACGCTGGCCGATCCCACCAACCTGGTGCGCGTGGTGCTGCAGGGCGGCTACCTGCCCGCCACTGCCGGCAACCCGCGTCCGCACGGCATGCCCCCGTTCCAGCAGACCCTGTCGGACGAGGAAGTGGCGGCGGTCGCCACCTTCGTGCGCAGCAGCTGGGGCAACCAGGCGCCCGGTGTGGGTACCATCGAGGTCTACCGCGCCCGCGAGCGGCGCGGCATGTAG
- a CDS encoding Gfo/Idh/MocA family protein, with amino-acid sequence MSSERKLRCAMVGGGHGAFIGAVHRKAMALDSQFELVAGALSSSPERARASGAELGLADDRNHGTWQDLLADELRRSPGDRIDLVSIVTPNHVHHPVALAFVQAGFHVVCDKPLVHTSAQADELVAAVKKAGTVFGVTYNYTGYPMVREARHLVQSGALGTLRKVTVEYNQGWLATAVEQGSGNKQADWRLDPARSGAVGTMGDIGSHAENLAATVTGQRPEALCADLTTFGAGRRLDDDAQLLLRYAGGARGVIVASQVAAGLENDVRLQVSGTLGTLVWRQEDPNHLVHSPVDGPRRILTRGSPWLSESALRAGRIPAGHPEAFIEAFANVYLGVAADIRARVAGRTASALEADYPRVEDGAEGVRFIEKVVESAASERKWTALAG; translated from the coding sequence ATGTCCAGTGAAAGAAAGCTCCGCTGCGCCATGGTGGGCGGTGGCCACGGCGCCTTCATCGGTGCGGTGCACCGCAAGGCCATGGCGCTCGACAGCCAGTTCGAGCTGGTGGCGGGCGCGCTGTCGTCATCGCCCGAGCGGGCCCGCGCATCCGGCGCCGAGCTGGGCCTGGCGGACGACCGCAACCACGGCACCTGGCAAGACCTGCTGGCCGACGAACTGCGCCGCAGCCCGGGCGACCGCATCGACCTGGTGAGCATCGTCACCCCCAACCATGTGCACCACCCGGTGGCCCTGGCCTTTGTGCAGGCGGGCTTTCATGTGGTGTGCGACAAGCCGCTGGTGCACACCAGCGCGCAGGCCGATGAGCTGGTGGCGGCGGTGAAGAAGGCCGGCACCGTGTTCGGCGTGACCTACAACTACACCGGCTACCCCATGGTGCGCGAGGCGCGCCACCTGGTGCAGAGCGGCGCCCTGGGCACGCTGCGCAAGGTCACCGTGGAATACAACCAGGGCTGGCTGGCCACGGCGGTGGAGCAGGGCAGCGGCAACAAGCAGGCCGACTGGCGGCTGGACCCCGCGCGCAGCGGCGCCGTGGGCACCATGGGCGACATCGGATCGCACGCCGAGAACCTGGCCGCCACCGTCACCGGCCAGCGGCCGGAGGCGCTGTGCGCCGACCTCACCACCTTCGGCGCCGGCCGCCGGCTGGACGACGATGCACAGCTGCTGCTGCGCTATGCGGGCGGCGCACGCGGCGTGATCGTCGCGTCGCAGGTGGCGGCGGGGCTGGAGAACGATGTGCGCCTGCAGGTGTCCGGCACGCTGGGCACGCTGGTGTGGCGGCAGGAGGACCCCAACCACCTGGTGCATTCGCCGGTGGACGGGCCACGCCGCATCCTCACGCGCGGCTCGCCCTGGCTGAGCGAATCGGCCCTGCGCGCGGGGCGCATTCCGGCCGGGCACCCGGAGGCTTTCATCGAAGCGTTTGCCAACGTCTACCTGGGCGTGGCGGCGGACATCCGCGCCCGGGTTGCGGGCAGAACCGCCAGCGCGCTGGAGGCCGACTACCCGCGCGTGGAAGACGGGGCCGAGGGCGTGCGCTTCATCGAGAAGGTGGTGGAGTCCGCCGCGAGCGAGCGCAAGTGGACGGCGCTGGCTGGGTAG
- a CDS encoding sugar phosphate isomerase/epimerase family protein — translation MPRPVTLFTGQWADLPLAELAPLARSMGYDGLELACWGDHFNVQEALSSPQYVKDKHALLAQHGLQCFAIGNHLVGQAVCDLIDERHQSILPPHVWGDGEPEGVRQRAAAELADTARAAARFGVKTVTGFTGSSVWHSIYAFPPTTQAYWDKGFADFAQRFGPILDVFEQHDINFALEVHPTEIAFDIASAERAIAAVNQHRRFGFNYDPSHLAYQGVDYVKFIRQFAGRIYNAHMKDVWWGKGDGTVGTFGGHTSFGDARRHWDFRSVGRGMIDFESIIVALNDIGYQGPLSVEWEDSRMDRVHGATESAAFCKRLDFKPAAGAFDAVFARDKQA, via the coding sequence ATGCCAAGACCCGTCACCCTCTTCACCGGCCAATGGGCCGACCTGCCGCTGGCAGAACTCGCGCCGCTGGCACGCAGCATGGGCTACGACGGCCTGGAGCTGGCCTGCTGGGGCGACCATTTCAACGTGCAGGAGGCGCTGTCGTCGCCCCAGTACGTCAAGGACAAACACGCACTGCTGGCCCAGCACGGCCTGCAGTGTTTTGCCATCGGCAACCACCTGGTGGGCCAGGCCGTGTGCGACTTGATCGACGAGCGCCACCAGTCCATCCTGCCGCCGCATGTGTGGGGCGACGGCGAGCCCGAGGGCGTGCGCCAGCGCGCCGCCGCCGAGCTGGCCGACACGGCGCGTGCTGCCGCCAGGTTTGGTGTGAAGACGGTCACGGGCTTCACGGGCTCGTCGGTGTGGCATTCGATCTACGCGTTTCCGCCCACCACGCAGGCGTATTGGGACAAGGGGTTTGCCGATTTCGCCCAGCGCTTCGGCCCCATCCTCGATGTGTTCGAACAGCACGACATCAACTTCGCGCTGGAGGTGCACCCCACCGAGATCGCGTTCGACATCGCCTCGGCAGAGCGCGCGATCGCGGCGGTCAACCAGCACCGGCGCTTCGGCTTCAACTACGACCCGAGCCATCTGGCCTACCAGGGCGTGGACTATGTGAAGTTCATCCGCCAGTTTGCAGGCCGCATCTACAACGCCCACATGAAGGACGTGTGGTGGGGCAAGGGCGACGGCACGGTGGGCACCTTCGGCGGGCACACCAGCTTTGGCGATGCCCGGCGCCACTGGGACTTTCGCAGCGTGGGGCGCGGGATGATCGATTTCGAATCCATCATCGTCGCGCTCAACGACATCGGCTACCAGGGCCCGCTCTCGGTCGAGTGGGAAGACAGCCGCATGGACCGCGTGCACGGCGCCACCGAGAGCGCGGCGTTCTGCAAGCGGCTCGACTTCAAGCCCGCGGCGGGCGCATTCGATGCCGTCTTTGCACGGGACAAGCAGGCCTAG
- a CDS encoding PLP-dependent aminotransferase family protein: MKRYERHADAIAQLIHSGALRPGDRVPSVREASRTRGISPSTVFEAYYLLEAQGLIHARPRSGYYVSARLPAAESRPAEPLPSQPAHTSTGVAISDLVFEVLGLARDRDLVPLGSAFPGLELFPLERLARCLGSGMRKLDPWSIVQSLPPGDERLRQQIALRYGLHGMAVDAQEIIITNGAMEALNLCLEAVTRPGDVVVVESPTFYAALQALERLNLQALEVATHPRDGIDLTALAEALARQPPHQPVKACWLMPSFQNPLGSLMPEDKKRELVALLARHQIPLIEDDVYGELHFAPHRPPPAKAFDGEGLVMHCSSFSKSLAPGYRVGWVAAGRFATAVQRLKLMTTLSAATPSQQALSEYLAQGGYDRHLRQLRRSLAQQQATALAAVARHFPPGTRVAQPEGGYFLWVELPPRVDALQLHRQALQQGISLAPGQIFSADRRFANCVRINYGHPAQSRFEAALATVGALASAMAREPSAPTKLSKQ, translated from the coding sequence ATGAAACGCTACGAACGCCACGCCGACGCCATTGCCCAGCTCATCCACAGCGGCGCGCTGCGCCCGGGCGACCGCGTGCCCTCGGTGCGCGAGGCCAGCCGCACGCGCGGCATCAGCCCGTCCACCGTGTTCGAGGCGTACTACCTGCTGGAGGCCCAGGGCCTGATCCATGCGCGCCCGCGCTCGGGCTACTACGTGAGCGCCCGGCTGCCGGCCGCCGAGTCCCGGCCCGCCGAGCCCCTGCCCTCGCAGCCGGCGCACACCTCCACCGGCGTGGCCATCAGCGACCTGGTGTTCGAGGTGCTGGGCCTGGCGCGCGACCGCGACCTGGTGCCCCTGGGCTCGGCCTTCCCGGGGCTGGAGCTGTTTCCGCTGGAGCGCCTGGCGCGCTGCCTGGGCAGCGGCATGCGCAAGCTCGACCCCTGGAGCATCGTGCAAAGCCTGCCGCCCGGCGACGAGCGCCTGCGCCAGCAGATCGCGCTGCGCTACGGCCTGCACGGCATGGCCGTGGACGCGCAGGAGATCATCATCACCAACGGCGCGATGGAGGCGCTCAACCTCTGCCTGGAGGCCGTCACCCGCCCCGGCGACGTCGTGGTGGTCGAATCGCCCACCTTCTACGCCGCGCTGCAGGCGCTGGAGCGGCTGAACCTGCAGGCGCTGGAGGTGGCCACCCACCCGCGCGACGGCATCGACCTGACCGCGCTGGCCGAAGCCCTGGCGCGCCAGCCCCCGCACCAGCCCGTCAAGGCCTGCTGGCTGATGCCCAGCTTCCAGAACCCGCTGGGCAGCCTGATGCCCGAGGACAAGAAGCGCGAACTCGTGGCCCTGCTCGCGCGCCACCAGATCCCGCTGATCGAGGACGACGTGTATGGCGAACTGCACTTCGCCCCCCACCGCCCGCCCCCGGCCAAGGCCTTTGACGGCGAAGGCCTGGTGATGCACTGCAGCTCGTTCAGCAAAAGCCTGGCACCCGGCTACCGTGTGGGCTGGGTGGCGGCGGGCCGCTTTGCCACGGCGGTGCAGCGCCTCAAGCTCATGACCACGCTCTCGGCCGCCACGCCGTCGCAGCAGGCGTTGTCCGAGTACCTGGCCCAGGGCGGCTACGACCGGCACCTGCGCCAGCTGCGCCGCAGCCTGGCGCAGCAGCAGGCGACGGCGCTGGCGGCGGTGGCCCGGCATTTCCCACCGGGTACGCGTGTCGCGCAGCCCGAGGGCGGGTACTTCCTGTGGGTGGAGCTGCCCCCGCGGGTCGATGCCCTGCAACTGCACCGCCAGGCACTGCAGCAGGGCATCAGCCTGGCACCAGGACAGATCTTTTCGGCGGACCGGCGCTTTGCGAACTGTGTGCGCATCAACTACGGGCACCCCGCGCAAAGCCGCTTTGAAGCCGCCCTGGCCACCGTGGGCGCCCTGGCCTCGGCGATGGCACGAGAGCCGTCCGCTCCCACGAAGCTATCAAAACAGTAG
- a CDS encoding cytochrome c, with amino-acid sequence MIDCLRSLLRPVSRLAGASAAMALAWSAGAWAQPVPSPAAAPSATVSASSMSSRVLACTACHGKEGRATPDGYFPRIAGKPAGYLANQLLNFRDGRRSYPQMTYLIEHLTDDYLREMAEHFAAQDLPYPPPPAPQAPAAALEQGRQLVQQGDAARRIPACVSCHGSAMAGVAPSIPGLLGLPRDYLNSQLGAWKTGQRRAHAPDCMADIARQLTPDDVSAVSAWLAAQPVAGGGKPARTLPAPMPARCGGVAEVPVAAASGAAR; translated from the coding sequence ATGATCGATTGCCTGCGCAGCCTGCTGCGTCCTGTTTCCCGCCTGGCCGGCGCTTCTGCCGCGATGGCGCTGGCGTGGAGCGCTGGCGCCTGGGCCCAGCCCGTGCCTAGCCCTGCGGCGGCCCCGTCCGCCACGGTGTCCGCCTCGTCGATGTCCTCGCGCGTGCTGGCCTGCACGGCCTGCCACGGCAAGGAAGGCCGCGCCACGCCCGACGGCTACTTTCCGCGCATCGCCGGCAAGCCGGCCGGCTACCTGGCCAACCAGCTGCTCAACTTCCGCGACGGGCGGCGCAGCTATCCGCAGATGACCTACCTCATCGAGCACCTGACGGACGACTACCTGCGTGAAATGGCCGAGCACTTTGCCGCGCAGGACCTGCCGTACCCGCCGCCGCCCGCACCCCAGGCGCCGGCCGCCGCGCTGGAGCAGGGGCGCCAGCTGGTGCAGCAGGGCGATGCCGCGCGCCGCATTCCGGCCTGCGTGTCGTGCCACGGCAGCGCCATGGCGGGCGTGGCGCCGTCCATCCCGGGCCTGCTGGGCCTGCCGCGCGACTACCTCAACAGCCAGCTGGGCGCCTGGAAGACCGGCCAGCGCCGCGCGCATGCGCCCGACTGCATGGCCGACATCGCCCGCCAGCTCACGCCCGACGACGTGAGCGCCGTGTCCGCCTGGCTGGCCGCCCAGCCCGTGGCAGGGGGCGGCAAACCCGCCCGCACGCTGCCCGCCCCCATGCCCGCCCGCTGCGGCGGCGTGGCCGAGGTGCCCGTGGCGGCCGCTTCCGGCGCGGCGCGCTGA
- the nusA gene encoding transcription termination factor NusA, with translation MNRELLMLVEAISREKNVERDVVLGAVESALAQATKKLYQGEVDIRVSVDRDSGNYETFRRWLVVPDDAGLQNPEAEELLMDAKDRIPDIEVGEYIEEGVESVPIGRIGAMAAKQVILQKIRDAEREMLLNDFMSRGERIFTGTVKRMDKGDIIVESGRVEGRLRRSEMIPKENLRSGDRVRAMIMEVDLTLRGAPIILSRSAPEFMIELFRQEVPEIEQGLLEIKSCARDPGSRAKIAVLSHDKRVDPIGTCVGVRGTRVNAVTNELAGERVDIVLWSEDPAQFVIGALAPANVSSIVVDEEKHAMDVVVDEENLAIAIGRGGQNVRLASDLTGWKINIMDAAESAQKQANETDTARKLFMEKLDVDEEIADILISEGFNSLEEVAYVPLQEMLEIESFDEDTVNELRARAKDALLTMEIAREESVEEVSQDLRDLEGLTPELIAKLAEGGVHTRDDLADLAIDELTDLTGQSEEEAKALIMKAREHWFAGQE, from the coding sequence ATGAATCGCGAATTGTTGATGTTGGTTGAGGCCATTTCGCGCGAAAAGAACGTTGAGCGTGATGTGGTCTTGGGCGCCGTGGAGTCGGCCTTGGCCCAGGCTACCAAGAAGCTGTACCAGGGCGAGGTGGACATTCGCGTGTCCGTCGATCGCGACAGCGGCAACTATGAGACTTTCCGCCGCTGGCTGGTCGTGCCCGATGACGCGGGCCTGCAGAATCCCGAAGCCGAAGAGCTGCTGATGGATGCGAAGGACCGCATTCCCGACATCGAAGTCGGTGAGTACATCGAAGAGGGTGTCGAGTCCGTGCCGATCGGCCGCATCGGCGCCATGGCCGCCAAGCAGGTCATCCTGCAGAAGATCCGTGACGCCGAGCGCGAAATGCTGCTCAACGACTTCATGTCGCGCGGCGAGCGCATCTTCACCGGCACCGTCAAGCGCATGGACAAGGGCGACATCATTGTCGAGTCCGGCCGTGTGGAAGGCCGCCTGCGCCGCAGCGAGATGATCCCCAAGGAAAACCTGCGCAGCGGCGACCGCGTGCGGGCCATGATCATGGAAGTGGACCTGACCCTGCGTGGCGCGCCCATCATCCTGTCGCGCTCGGCCCCCGAGTTCATGATCGAGCTCTTCCGCCAGGAAGTGCCCGAGATCGAGCAGGGCCTGCTGGAGATCAAGTCCTGCGCCCGCGACCCCGGCTCGCGTGCCAAGATCGCCGTGCTGTCGCACGACAAGCGCGTGGACCCCATCGGTACCTGCGTCGGCGTGCGCGGCACCCGTGTGAACGCGGTGACCAACGAACTCGCCGGCGAGCGCGTGGACATCGTGCTGTGGTCCGAAGACCCCGCCCAGTTCGTGATCGGTGCGCTGGCGCCCGCCAACGTGTCCTCCATCGTGGTCGATGAGGAAAAGCACGCCATGGACGTGGTGGTGGACGAGGAAAACCTCGCCATCGCCATCGGCCGCGGCGGCCAGAACGTGCGCCTGGCGTCCGATCTGACCGGCTGGAAGATCAACATCATGGACGCCGCCGAAAGCGCGCAGAAGCAGGCCAACGAGACCGACACGGCCCGCAAGCTGTTCATGGAAAAGCTGGATGTGGACGAGGAAATCGCCGACATCCTGATCTCCGAAGGCTTCAACAGCCTCGAAGAAGTGGCCTATGTGCCGCTGCAGGAAATGCTGGAGATCGAAAGCTTCGACGAAGACACCGTCAACGAGCTGCGCGCCCGCGCCAAGGATGCGCTGCTCACGATGGAAATCGCCCGCGAGGAAAGCGTGGAAGAGGTCTCCCAGGACCTGCGCGACCTCGAAGGCCTCACCCCCGAGCTGATTGCCAAGTTGGCTGAAGGCGGTGTGCATACACGTGACGACCTGGCCGATCTGGCCATTGATGAACTGACCGACCTGACCGGACAGTCTGAAGAAGAAGCCAAAGCCTTGATCATGAAGGCGCGCGAACACTGGTTCGCGGGGCAAGAGTAA